GCAGGTTTTTTATCTGCTTTTATAAGTTCTTTGGTAACATCCATTACATTCCTTACCCGGCCTTCGTTTTCTTTATAGATTTCTAAACTTTTATAGGCCAGATAGTAACTCCAGTAAGCCTGGCCTATCTGTAGAATGGTATATGAATTGGTAAATTCATTATTGCTCCTGGTATTTTCTATATAAAGTTGTGAAACTCTTTCAGAAATTGTTGTTACCTCTCTTCCTCTTCCCTTTAATAGGGGTTGTGTCAATGAAAAATTGACAGACCCAAGATGATTTCCCCAGAAAGCCCCAACATATTGGTTAAAGCTGTCATAAGGAAAGTTATTATTATTAAAACCATATTTTAGACTTATATCTGTTATCTGTCCTGATCTGAGCTTCTTTTGGAGCCCTGCTGAAAAGTCCAGTGTATTGGTTTTTAGAAATTTATCCATATACTGATTTCTAGGATCTGCGTCAAAAAGTGTATATTTATTGTGTTTGACCGCTACCTCCGAAAACAGGTTAACATCAAATACGCTTCTTTGGATCTGAAAGTCACCTTCAGCATCTTTTATGGTATAACCACTCCTTATTATGCTGGGATTCTTTTCAAATGCAATATTTGAAATTTCTACCAGATCACAGTTTATTTTAGACTGTCCATAAAGGCTGGTAACACCTAAACCCGTAAATAGTACATAGATAAATTTGTAAAACCTCATTTTGGAAATGAATTATTTTTAAAGTTAAACCTCTGAAAACCGGTGCAGTATCTGCCCAAAACGGGAACCTGCCTGAGCTACACCATCTAATATATTGGTGTCTATAAGATCCTCCTCTTCCGGATTGCCATATCCCAGCTGATCTGTTGTTTTTCTCAATCTGTTTGACAGGAACAAGGCTAAGGCATAGTAGAAATTTGATCTAAATTCAGGGTTTGCTGCCATCCGTTTGCTTATTGTATCACGGGAGATCTGATAGACCACTGACGACTTTGTAACGACCACAGAAACTGATGGCGGCCTTGATTCCAGAAAGGACATCTCTCCTACGATCTCTCCTGCCTCCAGTTTGGCAACGCTCTCTCCGTGGCTGTTATCTGCATATACAGATAACTGGCCTGATAGAACGATGAATAAACTGTCAATAGACTCTCCTTTTTTGATAAGGGTATATCCTACCGGTAATTCTAATTTACTTCCGTTATGGATCATCCATTCTACATCTCTGTCATTTAATTGACCTAAGAAAAAAAGTACTCTTTTCATAATTATATCTTTTTAATAAGGTTATGCTAAAATATTTTGTTTTACGCTGATAATTACGCCAAAAAAACTGCTATTCCTGACGCTTGTTTATTTCTTTATTTTTTGCAGAGAATTATATAATCCTTTATAATCTGTCATAATCCGCCCGCTTTTATTACTGCTGGCTGTTTTGTCTGATTTATTACCATAATCCT
This genomic window from Chryseobacterium sp. MEBOG06 contains:
- a CDS encoding cyclic nucleotide-binding domain-containing protein, with amino-acid sequence MKRVLFFLGQLNDRDVEWMIHNGSKLELPVGYTLIKKGESIDSLFIVLSGQLSVYADNSHGESVAKLEAGEIVGEMSFLESRPPSVSVVVTKSSVVYQISRDTISKRMAANPEFRSNFYYALALFLSNRLRKTTDQLGYGNPEEEDLIDTNILDGVAQAGSRFGQILHRFSEV